Genomic segment of Dromiciops gliroides isolate mDroGli1 chromosome 3, mDroGli1.pri, whole genome shotgun sequence:
ttgagacatgagaataatttaaaaattgtatagACATGAGGTCATGTGAAATGTGTGTGAAGTCTTAAGGGGAAAGAGTAGagaaccatcttttttttttttttttttttttttttttggtgaggcaattggggttaagtgacttgcccaggatcacacagctagtaagtgttaagtgtctgaggcaggatttgaactcaggtcctcctgactccagggccggtgctctatccactgcaccacctagctgccccgagaaccATCTTTAAGGCAATGAGTGATCCCAGGCATCTAACAGCCAAAGGCCACAGGGAGCCCTTCAGTTTTGAAAGGTTTTTATCCTCCTGGCTATAATTAGCATTTCCCCTAAGCCAGTATCCATGCCAGTTGTACCTATCGCTCAGTTCATCAGACAGCTGGAGAGTTAAGCAAGAGTTCTTTGTTCCTTAggttttcctctcatttttaacTTTGTAAATGTTGTTTCTAGTTGTTTCTAGATGTTGACTCATGTCAATCTTGGATTTAAATTTCATAAAGACTGTTGTTTGAAGTCATTTGACATTTGCTTGTCGTTTCATAAGATTAAGGCATATGAAAGCTATTTTTGAGAGAATGGAGCAGTActatagaaatatttttccttctgctgTTTCCATTTatcagaaataaattaaattctaATCTTTGAGTGGTAAAAATCATTACATAATCATAACTAAGTGACAGGAAGATCATATTCAAaggtctctgtctctcagaatgCAGATCTGTGTTCTGATAAGTTAGCTCAATTGATGCTACTGAATGTTGGAAAATGAATTCAACACCAATATGCAGCCTTGTGGCTTGCATTCACTTAACAATTATGAAATCTAGATTGTGATCAAAGCCATTAAGTTCTTAACTTTCCTATGTGTGGACCAAGGAACcagtatggtagaaagaacagAAGACTGAGTACTGGAGAACATAGGTTTTAGTTCAGTTATTTGACCTCCAGCAAAATCTTAATATTTatcctttttaactttttatccttaaaatgaggggtttggactagataatgTTGTTCTTTTTAAACTCTAAATTCTCTGAATGTTTAATTTCTATggatatttttattgttgttttgtcatgtccaactcttccttgATCCCGTTTGGagaagttttcttggcagggatattgaagtggtttaccatttccttctctagctcattttacaaatgaggaaattgagacaaacagggtgaagtgacttgcccagggtcacatagctagtgtctgaggctggatttaaattcatgaaggaatcttcctgatttcaggcccagcactcaatccattgCGCTACTTagctgcttattttattttaaaaaaaattattattattattaatttttttggtgaggcaattgaggttaagtgacttgcccagggtcatacagctagtaagtgttaagtgtctgaggccggatttgaactcaggccctcctgaatccagggctggtgttctatacTTAGCTGcttattacatttatattattaaatttgTATAAAAATTCTCATGTTCCCACTGTAATTTATAATTAAGAGCTAAGCTATCCCAAAACTAttgttttaaacaaatattaaaataatagaatgCAAAGCCCCCAAACCTCAATCAAATAGTCTAGCTAGCAATACCAATTTTAATGAACTTTTACTATCAAATCTTTTTTTGATTATAatatggttgggttttttttggtaaggcaattggggttaagtgacttgctcagggtcacacagctagtaagtgtcaagtgtctgaggctggatttgaactcaggtcctcctgaatcctgggctggtgctttatccactgcagcgccacctagctgccccatataatcTGTTTTTACCACATTGCTTTCTGGACATAGTAAGAGAGTGGTGGCAGCAGGGAATTAGGAAACACAGCTGAATTGTGATTCATAACTGCttttagcaagaaaaaaaagatcatcagTTAGGTTTATAGAATGAAAAATGGGAACTGACagcaaaaaagggaagaacaggcaggaaataaaataaatgagtatTAGAGGTAGCCTGTAGTAGTGAACAAAAACTTTGGATTTCCCAGGTCTGAGGAAGACTTAACTCCAGTcttgcctcagagacttactacgCCTATGACCAAAGgtaagtaaatcacttaacctctctgagattgtttcctcatctgtaaaattgggattaaAAACAGCTGTAATAGATACATCACTGAACTACTGTGAGGTCCAAATGAAACAGTATATGTAAAGAAATTTACAAATGTCAAAATACCaagtgtcagttattattattattattatagtaaatGAAACTGGAAACCAGTTCTAGATGAAGTTCAACTaagatttatataaaataaaactgtaGCAAAGTCAAGTATTTTTTCAGAATTATTCTATAGATTCATTATTCTTCATGATGTAATAATGGTgttcaattttgttgttattcaatgaATCATTAGATTCTTTTGTGTATGGTTATGTAGCCTTTGTCATTGAATTTACTCATTCTGAAATTGAGGTCATTACTGAATTTAAGATGGGCGGGTtgatgttattgtttttaaaaattgtattcagATACTGATGAGTATAGCCTGTGTATGCCttggaaataaatatttcatttcacaGTGAATTTTTCTGGaattatggaaataaaaaaacacaccatACAATATGTGATTTAGGCATTTACCAGTAGCATTGACTATATTATATAACTATGATTAAAGCTAGTATTTTATAAACTCTgtcacatattttaaaaactctATGAAAGTAATTTTGAGATGTTATTCTTACTTACAGTTTGTCATTCTAATTCAAATGCCTATCCTTCTATGCCATAATTAGTCATAGGCTAAACAAACTTATGAATTTATGACCTAGAGTAGTGGTATTGGCAATACTAAAGTTGATAAACCAGTGATTCAATTTAAAACTTTTAGTTATTTGCTTTGATCATATATAGACACCTCTCCTCAAACCAAATGGcttatcagtgatttttttaGTCATAACCTCCTCAAACTATGTGTATATAAAGCTGGAAAATTCTCTAATTTCATTAATCATGTTGTCAAGTTGATatggataaaaatataaaggTGCTTATAACCTTAAGAAATACTGTGTTGTTGTAAAAATTAAGAATTCTAAATATGCTTAATTCAAATCAGCACGAATAATCTTTATCTAGAAGgtaataaaatatatcattaatTAAAACATGGTATATATAAGATAGatctatttattaataataagactcaattgttgcataactatacaAAAACATGGATGAAATTTCATCTCTAAAAATAAGGATTTTCCAGACCTCAAAATACCTTATGAAATTTTGGGGTGATAGATGACTATCTGACCAATTAGTTCTCACTCATATGAATTACGtgatttacttttctttaaaataaaatgttaatcaACTTTCCAGAAACAAAATCATGCCAGACTAAATTTAATTTTGTCAATAATGGTGTATTTCAGTAGCATACTAAGAATGTTATATAAAGAATTATAACCACCTTTCAATTTATCAGTGGAATATATGACATGTCTAACTTCAATTTATTTCAGTGTATAGATAATCCTGAAACATCATATAACTATTAATTTCAACTCCATTCCTTATGAAACCttttataagaaatggcaaaaaaaaccccaacaaactgATTTAAGATTTcacctctccttcttccctctgcccACCTTTTAGTAACCTACTAAAGAGCTATTAAAGGAGTGGAGGAACAATGATAATAAGCAAGTAGTCTGAATAACCCACAAGTTGGGATCATTGCCTCCTGAATGACTGAGAGCTCTCTAAGCCACTATTTGCACAGCAGTAAAGAGGTTTCTACCTGAAAGAAGTATGATTGTAGAGGCTGatccttgttttcttcatctacGTACAATCCTCCTACAACATACACTTGATTTTGTTTGGTGACTATGCTGGAATGGTTTCTGGGAATCTGCTCAGCCAGTGCAGCAAGGTAGCATTCATTCTCTGTGGGATCATAAGCCACTGCAGCTGTGTCATTGATCAAAAGAATGAGATCTTTGACAAACATTCCATGCCTGGGAATGTCATTCAGGTATCCAGGAAGCAAATCTTCATCACCCACATCACCATTCACCTCACTGGCACCAGTCTTCTCTGCATTTTTGTTAGGCTCAGGCAGTTTCCCTGCAAAAGCATCTTttagaattttgatttttttctgaaggTCAGAGTTACCTTTAATTATATCATCCTTCTCAACatgatctttgaaatatttttctgtCATAAGACGAAAACGGATACAATCAAATACTTCCCCAAGATTTTTTACCCTGTTTTCTTTGTCTGTTCGGACCCATTTCATTACTGCTTCAAACACtgcttcttccttttctacatttaAGCTGTCATTTGAAATAACTGAGATCAGTTCCTGTGGGGAAAGTTGCATAAAGTCCTCTTCCTTGCAAATCTGGACAAATCGGTCGGACACAAATTCACGAGCAGATATCGCAAGTCTTGGGCAGTCAAGAAGAAGACCTAATCTCAGGATAGCTAGACAGTTACCAGGAGCAAGTCTTTTCTGAAGATAGGAAACGCAGACAGTGAACACTGAGGGGATCTGAAAGCGGCTAGCCAAGGCAAAAATATCTTGCACATTTGTATCATTGAGATCAATACTGGCTGAATAAAGGTATTTGATGATTAAATCCAGTATGGCAGGGTCCACATTATCTAGTActacctccttttttttctcctcatcaaTTTCAGATAAGAAATACTCACGGAAATAAGGGCTACAAGCTGACAAAATCAGTCGGTGGCAAGGAAGACTTTTGTCACCTGCTTTTAGGGTGCAATCGATGAATTTTTTCTCATCCAGGAGATCTTTTAGACCATCCTGAAGAAGGGTGGATTGGTAAAGCCGCAGTTCCTCTGCGAGTTCCCGCTGGGAATCCATTTTGTGAGTAACCTGGGTAAGGAAGGGGAAACTGAAGGCCTTAGCTCCGTGCAGCACACAGGTCTAGCTGTAAAAAAGGCAGATCAATGTGCTTTGCTTAGCTTGAAGCCTTTGCAATTTAATCCTGCTAGTCGCTAAATATAGATACCCACTCTCACAACTGGAATTTAGGATGGCGAGTTTAGAAAGAAGGGTTGTTCTCGCAGCTGTTATAGATTGAAAGAAGCAACTGGAACTTTTTGTCACTAAGGAAACAGCTATGAAACAAGACCTTTAAATTAAGTGGAAGGACAAAATATATAAAGTGTTAGCAAACAGGTGAacaaggataaaagaaaaaactgtcTACATACAATGAAAGAATTACACAAATGAGTCATTCTTCAAAAACGTGTTTACCAGGCAAACTGTTTGGCCCTTTGAATTAATGATGCATCAGTCAGAGGAAGATGAGACATATCTGTATCAGTCAGCTACTTTAAACTTTTATCTCATATATTCTTAGAAATAACATAACACAAAGAaacatttcataaaaatatttcccaCAAGTTTCTAGCTAAAataagattattttttcttcaaaagaaaggaaattatgattctttttttgtgtgtgtggggggcaatgagaattaagtgacttgtccagggtcacacagccagtaagtgtcaa
This window contains:
- the KLHL41 gene encoding kelch-like protein 41, whose product is MDSQRELAEELRLYQSTLLQDGLKDLLDEKKFIDCTLKAGDKSLPCHRLILSACSPYFREYFLSEIDEEKKKEVVLDNVDPAILDLIIKYLYSASIDLNDTNVQDIFALASRFQIPSVFTVCVSYLQKRLAPGNCLAILRLGLLLDCPRLAISAREFVSDRFVQICKEEDFMQLSPQELISVISNDSLNVEKEEAVFEAVMKWVRTDKENRVKNLGEVFDCIRFRLMTEKYFKDHVEKDDIIKGNSDLQKKIKILKDAFAGKLPEPNKNAEKTGASEVNGDVGDEDLLPGYLNDIPRHGMFVKDLILLINDTAAVAYDPTENECYLAALAEQIPRNHSSIVTKQNQVYVVGGLYVDEENKDQPLQSYFFQFDNVASEWIGLPPLPSARCLFGLGEADDKIYVVAGKDLQTEASLDSVLCFDPVAIKWNEVKKLPIKVYGHNVVSHNGMIYCLGGKTDDKKCTNRVFIYNSKKGDWKDLAPMKTPRSMFGVAIHKGKIVIAGGVTEDGLSASVEAFDLTTNKWEVMPEFPQERSSISLVSMAGSLYAIGGFAMIQLESQEFAPTEVNDIWKYEDDKKEWTGMLKEIRYASGASCLATRFNLFKLSKL